One genomic segment of Rivularia sp. PCC 7116 includes these proteins:
- a CDS encoding YfbM family protein, with product MTGNYRRISQKQLTELQNHRELITDFLFPSYQADQISELNGSYLCIGKTWHAIHFLLTGTIADDQPPLENIVMGGTPLGDVENPDFDFGPARFLNPSEVKEVAEAISKISKAEFQARFKPSELVEANIYPAILWERGGEEELEFLTDTFLMLVKFFQEAAKHREVVLFYIW from the coding sequence ATGACCGGGAATTACAGACGTATTTCTCAAAAACAACTTACCGAATTACAAAACCATCGAGAACTTATTACCGATTTTCTATTTCCTAGTTATCAAGCAGACCAAATATCTGAATTAAATGGTAGCTACCTTTGTATAGGAAAAACATGGCACGCTATCCATTTTTTATTAACTGGTACAATAGCTGACGATCAACCACCTTTAGAAAATATAGTAATGGGTGGTACTCCATTAGGTGATGTAGAAAATCCAGATTTTGATTTTGGACCAGCAAGGTTTCTAAATCCATCAGAAGTAAAAGAAGTAGCAGAAGCAATCAGTAAAATATCTAAAGCTGAATTTCAAGCTAGGTTTAAACCTTCAGAACTCGTTGAAGCTAATATTTATCCGGCGATTTTATGGGAACGTGGTGGTGAAGAGGAACTAGAATTCTTAACTGATACTTTTCTAATGCTAGTTAAATTCTTTCAAGAAGCTGCAAAGCATAGAGAAGTCGTTTTATTTTACATATGGTAA
- the dndD gene encoding DNA sulfur modification protein DndD, whose protein sequence is MIFLELVLENFGPYCGRQVINLEPNDSENPRPIILVGGMNGGGKTTFMDAIRLALYGHRAQCSTRGNLSYHDFLNQCVNSHKSPTDKTRVELAFEHIDNDKPVKYRIVRTWEKNPKDGKDHLGILDIGENDEWLDTGLVSIWDEYIENLLPLGISNLFLFDGEQVKELAEQEQPPFIVVEAIRALLGLELAERLTVDLEILVNRKRKELADTKELANLEEIEKQLNHLQEEYTKTKKIEKQELASLEKAEAQQQKAFDKFLSEGGKIASESSQLEQQKTEKLREVENTRQEMTELTAGVLPLTLIEPLLNQAQQRGEIESKIQQQQIARDILIERDKRLLELISEIEIAEDKIDRIKTFLDDDVETINTSIKEEPWLLADAESLSQVGNVLYYLKTARNHAQRQLEQLKNQEEEIITLERQIQTAATPEDYQKLVDSVKKAQDKVTSIKNNCETIALRLIELQTEIEKLKKDLTEYSIQTIERNSKENIINASARVQETLKMFRERLTLRKLNKLENEVTECFRYLLHKSDLVHRIVIDTNTFSLSLYDLNSQPVDKHRLSAGEKQLLAIAFLWALARVSGHRLPVAIDTPLGRLDSSHRSNLIERYFPSASHQVILLSTDTEIAQKEVDTLRKNEAIAREYVLQYSQNTRQTTVESGYFWK, encoded by the coding sequence ATGATATTTTTAGAACTTGTTTTAGAAAATTTTGGCCCATATTGCGGTCGTCAGGTGATAAACTTAGAGCCAAATGATAGCGAAAATCCTCGTCCAATTATTTTAGTTGGTGGAATGAATGGTGGCGGAAAAACAACATTTATGGATGCGATTCGCCTCGCACTTTACGGACATCGCGCTCAATGTTCTACTCGTGGTAATTTAAGTTATCATGACTTTCTCAATCAATGCGTAAATAGTCATAAATCACCTACAGATAAAACTCGCGTTGAACTCGCTTTTGAACATATTGATAACGATAAACCTGTAAAATATCGTATAGTTAGAACTTGGGAAAAAAACCCTAAAGATGGTAAAGACCATTTAGGCATTTTAGATATTGGTGAAAATGATGAATGGTTAGATACGGGGTTAGTAAGTATTTGGGACGAATACATCGAAAACCTTTTACCTTTAGGAATTTCTAACCTGTTTTTATTTGATGGCGAACAGGTAAAAGAATTAGCAGAACAAGAACAACCACCCTTCATTGTAGTTGAAGCAATTCGCGCCCTTTTAGGTTTGGAATTAGCAGAACGTTTGACAGTAGATTTAGAAATATTAGTGAATCGCAAACGTAAAGAGCTTGCAGATACAAAAGAATTAGCGAATTTAGAAGAAATAGAAAAACAGCTTAATCATCTGCAAGAAGAATACACAAAAACTAAAAAGATAGAAAAACAAGAATTAGCATCTTTAGAAAAAGCAGAAGCACAACAGCAAAAAGCCTTTGATAAATTTCTTAGTGAAGGCGGAAAAATAGCTTCGGAAAGCAGTCAGTTAGAACAGCAAAAAACAGAAAAACTTAGGGAAGTGGAAAACACCCGTCAGGAAATGACCGAACTAACTGCCGGAGTTTTACCATTAACTCTTATTGAACCGCTACTAAACCAAGCTCAACAAAGGGGAGAAATAGAATCAAAAATTCAGCAACAGCAAATAGCCCGAGATATATTAATCGAACGAGACAAGCGTTTGCTTGAGCTAATCAGTGAAATAGAGATTGCAGAAGATAAAATAGATCGGATAAAAACTTTTTTAGATGATGATGTAGAAACAATCAATACATCTATAAAAGAAGAACCTTGGTTATTAGCAGATGCAGAAAGCTTGAGTCAGGTAGGAAATGTTCTATACTACTTAAAAACTGCTCGCAATCATGCTCAACGACAATTAGAGCAATTAAAGAATCAAGAAGAAGAAATCATTACTTTAGAAAGACAAATACAAACAGCAGCAACACCAGAAGATTACCAAAAGTTAGTAGATTCTGTGAAAAAAGCACAGGACAAAGTTACCAGTATAAAAAATAATTGCGAAACAATAGCTCTTCGCTTAATCGAGTTACAAACAGAAATTGAGAAATTAAAAAAAGACTTAACAGAATATAGCATTCAAACCATCGAACGTAACAGCAAAGAAAATATTATCAACGCATCAGCAAGAGTACAAGAAACCCTAAAAATGTTTCGCGAAAGACTTACCTTAAGAAAATTAAATAAACTAGAAAACGAAGTCACAGAATGCTTCCGCTATCTATTGCACAAATCCGATTTAGTACACCGTATCGTTATCGACACCAATACCTTTAGCCTTTCCCTATACGACTTAAATTCTCAGCCAGTTGATAAACACCGCTTATCTGCTGGCGAAAAACAACTTTTAGCGATCGCATTTCTTTGGGCATTAGCAAGAGTATCCGGGCATCGTTTACCCGTAGCTATTGACACTCCTTTAGGACGTTTAGATTCATCCCACCGCAGTAACTTAATAGAAAGATACTTTCCTTCAGCATCCCATCAAGTAATATTGCTTTCCACCGATACAGAAATAGCTCAAAAAGAAGTAGATACTCTCCGAAAAAACGAAGCCATAGCTCGCGAATACGTCTTGCAATACTCTCAAAACACTCGTCAAACCACCGTAGAAAGCGGATATTTTTGGAAATAA
- a CDS encoding DGQHR domain-containing protein, with the protein MRKSASTSAAVIPNQDKKRFSDLLSKFVKENQQLLVQKTEMGGTQAYVGSVTLEWFASQVRFASFLPLLRSKYNPDTDNIEIDAQSIDDIQQRPLDWSRQAPLVQYLAARKNHKFPPVLAVISQPWVDNAEAPEWDSKGRAKKSTTEFTNFDDEGKFGLLDISQENVTIYALDGQHRLMAVQGLMEILETGKLPRYKKDKAASSNFITINDLTEKYRVEAEYLQQLPQEKIGIEFICAVAQGETREQARRRVRSIFVHVNLMAVPLSKGQLAQLNEDDGFSIVARKIAVSHPLLEQRQDRKSRVNWNSATVAAKSTVLTTLQALKEMSERYLEHKYPHWKPLDKGLIPMRPEDEELEEAMDDFDELFDNLANLPSYKVLEYEDTPMFRRFSFEKDGGEGNILFRPVGQMALAKALGILIFEKGFSIEEIFEKLRKFDSKGGFSGMEFPKSLWYGVLYDASRKRVLVAGKELATRLIVYILGGTKDRMEKAELRKDLAKARTFEDNTVDFKGKFVEPKKVGLPGVL; encoded by the coding sequence ATGAGAAAAAGTGCATCTACCTCAGCAGCGGTTATTCCCAACCAAGATAAGAAAAGATTTTCTGATTTACTAAGCAAGTTTGTTAAGGAAAATCAACAGTTATTAGTCCAAAAAACTGAAATGGGCGGTACTCAAGCTTATGTGGGTTCAGTCACTTTAGAATGGTTTGCATCTCAAGTTCGTTTTGCATCTTTTTTACCATTATTGCGAAGTAAGTACAATCCCGATACTGATAATATCGAAATTGACGCACAAAGTATAGATGATATACAGCAACGCCCTTTAGATTGGTCGCGTCAGGCACCTTTAGTTCAGTATTTAGCTGCGAGAAAAAACCATAAATTTCCTCCCGTATTAGCTGTAATTAGTCAGCCTTGGGTTGATAATGCCGAAGCACCGGAATGGGATAGTAAAGGACGAGCAAAAAAATCTACTACTGAATTTACGAATTTCGATGATGAAGGTAAATTTGGTTTGCTGGATATATCACAAGAGAATGTAACTATTTATGCATTAGATGGTCAGCATAGATTGATGGCGGTACAGGGTTTAATGGAGATACTAGAAACTGGCAAACTACCGCGCTATAAAAAGGATAAAGCCGCTTCTAGCAATTTTATCACCATTAACGATCTAACAGAAAAGTATCGAGTTGAAGCTGAATATTTACAACAATTACCCCAGGAAAAAATCGGTATTGAGTTTATTTGTGCGGTAGCTCAAGGAGAAACTCGCGAACAAGCAAGACGCAGGGTAAGGTCAATTTTCGTACATGTCAATTTAATGGCTGTACCGTTGAGTAAAGGACAATTAGCGCAGTTAAATGAAGACGATGGCTTTTCTATTGTTGCCAGAAAAATAGCCGTTAGCCATCCACTTTTAGAACAGCGTCAGGATCGGAAATCTCGCGTAAATTGGAATAGTGCTACAGTTGCAGCTAAATCTACAGTTTTGACAACTTTGCAGGCATTAAAAGAGATGTCAGAACGTTATTTAGAACACAAGTATCCTCACTGGAAACCTTTAGATAAAGGGTTAATTCCCATGCGCCCCGAAGATGAGGAATTAGAAGAGGCTATGGACGATTTTGATGAATTATTTGATAATTTAGCAAATTTACCAAGCTATAAAGTGTTGGAATACGAAGACACCCCAATGTTTAGAAGATTTAGTTTTGAAAAAGATGGGGGAGAAGGCAATATTTTATTTCGTCCCGTCGGACAAATGGCATTAGCAAAAGCTTTAGGTATCTTAATCTTTGAGAAGGGTTTTTCTATAGAAGAAATTTTTGAAAAGTTACGAAAGTTTGATAGTAAAGGCGGATTTAGTGGAATGGAATTTCCCAAATCTCTTTGGTATGGGGTTTTATATGATGCGAGTCGCAAACGGGTATTAGTTGCCGGTAAAGAATTAGCAACTCGGTTAATAGTTTATATTTTGGGTGGAACAAAAGACAGAATGGAAAAAGCGGAATTGAGAAAAGATTTAGCGAAGGCAAGAACTTTTGAAGATAATACCGTGGATTTCAAAGGTAAATTTGTAGAGCCGAAGAAGGTGGGGTTGCCGGGGGTTTTGTGA
- the dndC gene encoding DNA phosphorothioation system sulfurtransferase DndC, with protein MTLAQPSEKKSQSAPVTVIDKIPEITKEIQELYLLDEIPWIIGVSWGKDSSTVLQLVWNAIASLPAKQRKKTIHVITTDTLVENPIVTAWVRNSMQLLSSAAKEKKMPVEPHLLLPVIQDTFWVNLIGRGYPAPRNQFRWCTPRLKINPANQFIREMVRANGETILVLGTRKAESSRRAATMQKHQAGRVRERLSPNASLPNSLIYTPIEDWSNNDVWIYLNQCENPWGGNNKDLFSMYRGATADNECPLVVDTSTPSCGDSRFGCWVCTMVTKDKSMEAMIQNDEEKEWMQPLLDIRNELDIQDDHDKRDFRRIWGNVQLFERNKDGHTSVQPVPGPYTKYWREHWLTRVLKAQTQARQTAPEDMRNITLITPDELSEIRRIWLEEKHEFDDSLPRIYQEVTGESFVDSRPGAGYSLLGSDEWAVLEEICDNDAMHLELMAKLLDTERQYRKKSRRVGIYDALEKCFETSSRSQKEAIDNAHFKRDLKDAAGKGDIDKVKQLTLGDVKSNQETEEREEIEKTKSWADKKFKKKK; from the coding sequence ATGACTCTTGCCCAACCATCAGAAAAAAAAAGCCAGTCAGCACCCGTTACGGTAATTGATAAAATCCCAGAGATTACCAAAGAAATCCAGGAACTATATTTACTAGACGAAATACCTTGGATTATTGGCGTATCTTGGGGTAAAGACTCTAGCACGGTTTTGCAGCTTGTTTGGAATGCGATCGCGTCTTTACCGGCGAAGCAGCGCAAGAAGACAATTCACGTAATTACCACGGATACCCTGGTAGAAAATCCGATAGTTACAGCATGGGTTCGTAATTCGATGCAGTTACTTTCATCTGCTGCCAAAGAAAAGAAAATGCCGGTTGAACCTCATTTATTGTTACCGGTAATTCAAGATACATTTTGGGTAAATTTAATCGGTAGGGGCTATCCGGCTCCCCGCAATCAATTTCGCTGGTGTACGCCGCGTTTAAAAATCAATCCAGCGAATCAGTTTATTCGGGAAATGGTTAGAGCTAACGGCGAAACAATCCTAGTTTTAGGTACTCGTAAAGCCGAAAGTTCCAGACGGGCTGCTACAATGCAGAAGCATCAAGCAGGTAGAGTACGCGAGCGTTTAAGTCCGAATGCGAGCTTACCCAATTCTTTGATTTACACCCCTATCGAAGATTGGAGCAATAATGATGTGTGGATTTATCTTAATCAGTGCGAAAACCCTTGGGGGGGTAATAATAAAGATTTATTTTCTATGTACCGTGGTGCGACGGCAGATAATGAATGTCCTTTAGTGGTGGATACTTCTACTCCTAGTTGCGGCGATTCGCGTTTCGGCTGTTGGGTTTGCACTATGGTAACTAAAGATAAATCAATGGAGGCAATGATTCAAAATGATGAAGAAAAAGAATGGATGCAGCCGCTTTTAGATATTCGTAACGAGCTAGACATACAAGACGACCACGACAAGCGTGATTTCCGCCGAATTTGGGGAAACGTACAGTTATTTGAGCGTAATAAAGATGGTCATACATCAGTGCAACCAGTTCCAGGTCCCTACACAAAATATTGGCGCGAACATTGGTTAACAAGAGTACTCAAGGCACAAACTCAAGCTCGTCAAACTGCACCGGAAGATATGCGGAATATTACTTTAATAACTCCGGATGAATTAAGTGAAATTAGACGTATTTGGTTAGAAGAGAAACATGAATTTGACGATAGCTTACCTAGAATTTATCAAGAAGTGACTGGTGAATCGTTTGTAGACTCTCGCCCAGGAGCGGGTTATAGCTTGTTAGGCAGCGACGAATGGGCTGTATTAGAAGAAATCTGCGATAATGACGCGATGCATTTAGAATTAATGGCAAAGTTGTTAGATACAGAACGTCAGTATCGTAAGAAATCTCGCCGTGTCGGCATATATGATGCCTTAGAAAAATGTTTTGAAACAAGTTCGCGCAGTCAAAAAGAAGCAATTGATAATGCTCACTTCAAGCGCGATTTAAAAGATGCTGCCGGTAAAGGAGATATTGATAAAGTTAAGCAGTTAACCTTGGGCGATGTTAAATCAAATCAAGAAACAGAAGAAAGAGAAGAAATAGAAAAAACCAAAAGTTGGGCAGATAAGAAATTTAAGAAAAAGAAGTGA
- a CDS encoding DNA phosphorothioation-associated protein 4: MAETGRIRVAKDKAELVQSLTSWNGATGPFQTFADVVVFAATLGKKHNRRVPLGEISKREPSPIKVETFASMGYDWVIKLIGITETKDIKVLSVTQEESQTQRNNIFEEYTNGGLEILQTELRGAVDYSERLLLMLSAERFKEEKQEEEFDLSKFLS; encoded by the coding sequence ATGGCTGAAACTGGAAGAATTAGGGTTGCAAAAGATAAGGCGGAATTAGTACAAAGTTTAACATCTTGGAATGGTGCAACGGGACCTTTTCAAACTTTTGCTGATGTAGTAGTTTTTGCGGCTACTTTGGGTAAAAAGCACAATCGCCGCGTGCCTTTAGGAGAAATTTCTAAAAGAGAACCTTCACCGATAAAAGTAGAAACTTTTGCTTCAATGGGTTACGACTGGGTAATTAAATTAATCGGTATTACCGAAACGAAAGATATCAAAGTGCTTTCGGTAACTCAGGAAGAATCTCAAACTCAACGCAATAATATTTTTGAAGAATATACAAATGGTGGTTTAGAAATACTGCAAACCGAATTGCGAGGTGCGGTAGATTATTCGGAAAGGCTTTTATTAATGTTGAGCGCGGAAAGGTTTAAGGAAGAGAAGCAGGAAGAAGAATTTGATTTGAGTAAGTTTTTGTCTTGA